The nucleotide sequence ATAGACAACTAATAGAAGGATCTTAGAAGACGGAGGGAAATTTATCACATGGGAACAATTTTAAAGAAGAATTTATGAACAATATTTTCCCACTCATGTCCGTCGTAAGAAACAATAAGAATTCTTCAACATTCAAATAGGAAATTAGACATTGATTGAATATGAAGACTACTTTAACAAGTTATCTTGATTCTTTCCATATATTATATTAGATGATCAGCAAAAAGTTAAAGACTCTTCGAAAAGGGATTACTTTCATTCATCAGATATTGTGTAGTTGTAATGTTGTTACCATCATATGCAGAGGTTGTCAGTAATCACCATCATTATTTTTGTTTTAAATTTTCATTCACTCGTAAGGAACATATCTCAACATTCAGGATTTATTTCATACTTTTACAAAGTATTATAATAAGGaaaaatctattttatttttatttaaaaatagcaTCTGATATGGATACAAACATCCCTACATCAATGGAGGTCCTTCGTCATTCCCTATATAAACTTAGATGATGTCCTCACTATTTATCTTAACTTTGGCCGGGGAGAGGTTTGATTGTTTGGGAAGACCACTAGTGAGGACCATGTGGTCATTGCCTTAGAAAAAATAGTATGTTCTCCATCTTTTCTTTTGGTCTAAATTTTGAAATAATATATTGATTCTTTAGTTgtttaatatttcataaaattatgatatttattaaatttatatttaaaaatagcaTATGTTTCTAAATTTTAGTATTATTAATGTTAATTTAATTGTTTCAAAAATTTTATACCATGATGTTAAAATTAATATACCATATTTAATGTTGTTTGTGTCTTTAAACAAAATTTAATGATATTCATGTTAGATTAGATTAAATATGTTCACATATTCATTAGATTAAATGACAAAAtatttgtttaattttttttttaatttaagagaAGTCATATTTAAAAAGAGGATGAATGTTGGTTCGATCCGGGGCAGACCCTAGCTTGTCTTGGATCAAAAGTGAGCTCCAGCCTGGCAGGGACCGAATTGGTATGAGTCAGGTCCACCACCGACCAAAGTGGACCAAACTCGACTTTGGTCATGTCTAACCCATCCCGCCACCAAGTCAGTATGACCCAGATGCCTGGTCTGGTCCAGGCTAGACCAGCATTTCCCAACATGTTGAACACAGTCCAACATGGCATgaccaatgtggtagctgatttCAAGTCAGTTTTGGGTGATTCTAGAATGTTTAGAGTCAGTTCAAGCCTATTCAGCTTTTAAAACCGGTTGAACTAGAAATCAGACCAGTTGAAGCCGCTTTTGGATGGTTCTAGAATGGTTCAAATTGATTCAGGAAAATTCATCTTGAATCTAAATCAGGTTAGAAATTGGATTGGTTTAGGTTGGGTTCAGGTTAATCTTAGCATCTAGTGGGCTCAATACCCCTTGATCTCCTGATTTATTGAATCTAAGGGATTTCATTTGATGTTAAGGGATGAATTTTGACAACTATTAACCATTTCTTAAGTTTATTCACTAATTGACATCGAGTTTGATATTATAACGCATATGATGACATATGAAAAAGGGCTCCAAGTCCATCATGGTAGGGAGCCATTAACAGACCGAGTTTCCCATGTGATATATCATGTATGGATTTTTTTTATACATTTAAATGTCTTTTTGGATTCATGTTTGaattaatgaaattataaatgaatgatgtaatgtatatatatacacacacaagagCTAGTAGAGTGATTCCTTTCGAGGATTAGTGGGTTGATAAATGTGGCTGCTAGATAGTTCTTCCATTCATTGTTGGAAGGAACGTGTCTCTATTTTGACGAGCGAGTGGTTGTTGTTGTATAGTTTACTCGATGTATGGTTCTTCATTCATTGTTGGGGGAGTCCACCATCGATGTTTGACGAGCGATGGTGGACTCCTGCTCAGCATGATGATTCAAGTTAATTTATAGTTTTTGAATTTAATTTGAGAGTATCCTACTCAGCATGATTGCTGAAatgtttttgtttattatttattttcagagAAGACTTCTTCTGATTGTGTCAAATCTGAGTAGACATTCTGATTGTATTATATCTGATACTTGAGTGGAAAAGACTTTTCAATATCGCTACGTAACAGTACTTGAAGCTTCCAGCTTTTAATAATTCCTAGGTTAAGCTACTAGAGCTCATTAGTTGTCTTTCTAACAATTTTCTCATCTTGAATAAGACGTGAAATTTTGACTCTTGAATAAACTAAATCAGCCTATAATTGCTCTAGATGGATGTCTTGGACAGATGGTCTTGTTCTTAGTTGTGTTGTAAAAAAAAGGGATGTGACAGATCAATTAGAGGGCAGACTTGTCTGGATTATAATATGGAAAATTGCATCTTTTCCCAGATGCGTAGGTTGAAAGACTTGGCAGAAACTTTTGATAATCTTAGGCCCACTTCAAAACATTCAGAGATgtatttaaagataaaaaataccaTTTATGATTTGCTGATCGGTTGTTGGTTTTGATCTTAACAGTCTGACATTTTGTTAGAAACAGGTGAAATCTTCAACATATTCAATCTGGACCTTGAGGTTTATAAAAATATGCATAGCAACTTGTTTCCTTTTGTTGGTGCATCTAGAGGCTTATATATGTGGTAGACAAATGCAGTCCTGCTTGCTTGTATCTGGCTCATTTTGATCATTTCTTCAGGATTCCATTACTTGATTTGAATTATACTTGTATAAGATCAGAGTCAATGCCACTTTTTGTTTTGAATTTAATTTGCAAATCATTATTGGGTATTAAAAATAATTTGTGATGGTGTGAAGATGATGTTAGTATTATTTGCAGAAATTATGATGTGGGGTATCATTTTAAGCCTTCTGTGACCTTTGATGCTAATTTCTTTTGCTATGTTTTCCTTAAGAGCTGTATTCTATTGGTTTGGTTTCAGATGCTAGTTGTTCCCTTCCACCTGGACGAAAAGATTGTGACCCTTCTGCATATCTTATTTCAGAAAAATTTGGCGATATGTACAATGACGATGTGCCTTTTACTGGCTACACTTCCCAAGTCCATCCTCGTGAACATCCTGCAGATGCTTCTGCTGAGGTGGGAGTTTCCAAATGGCATATGAAAGGAAAACGCAACATCCGTAATCTAGTGAAGATGCCAGCTGACGTAATGGATCACAAGATCAGTATCATTGGTTCAGAGAAATGCAACAGTTCTGCAAGGGAAACAGCATATGGGGCCAAGTGTAGCAGTTCAAGAATGGTGGAGATGGAACATCCCGGCCAGAGGGATGTGGAGCATGGTTCTTGCCATATTAAAATGGAGGAAAACTATTCTTCTGATGAGGCTGATTTGATTGGTGAGGATTTTCTTCAGGATGAAATCAATGGATATAACAATCAAACATATCCGTTAGCCTCTAAAGCATCTAGGGGTCTCAGGAGAAGCCACTTTGGCTTCAACCATTTGGAAAATGATTCTCATTCAATGTCGACATCAGGCTGGGAAGCTGATGGGTCACATCACAGAGCTCGAACGAAATTTTGGGAAGAATCTGATGAGTGCTATGATGCTGTTTATGCTGCTCAGGCAAGCAGAGAGATGGGGTCCATTTTGTTTGATGTTAATCTGAAAGTTAAAGCGAGCTATCAAGGTGAGCATGTCCCTCTGGTTTCTCTAATGAGCAGATTGAATGGAAAAGCAATTATAGGGCACCCTGTCCAGATTGAAATTTTAGAAGATGGTTCTGCTGGTCAATATACTTCTAGCAATTATTCTTGTCCGGATGAAAGTGTAGCACACCAACCTGTCTGGAGGACTGCCAGAAGAACAGCCATGCAACGAGTCCCTCGTCCTAATCCGGTGGCATCTTCTTTGGAGGATGATGATGCTGGGATTTCTAGATATTCAGAGCAACAAAGCAGAACTTCAGATCCTTCTAAGGACCAGTCCAGATTAGCTAAAAATAAGCTAATGTCCGCTCACCGACCACCCTTGGGGAAGATTCACAAGAAGTCATTGAAAAGGGTAACCTTGTCAAGCCAGAAAACCAGAACACTTTCTTCTTTTGCAACTGAACAAAGACTTGGTCGTCAGAATTGCAACACAAGGCTTGCTAGGGGAAGTGATGGATTCAGTGGCTTGATGAAACTGGAGAGGCAAGTGCCTGTAGTTCCATGTGTCCCCGTGAAGGTAGCATATAGTAGGATTCTGGAAGCAGTTAGAAGgccatcatcaaatttgaatcgtgTTCGAATGGCCACTTTAGCAATAAGAGATGCGTCATAGGCAACCATTACGTGCTAGTTATGGTTGATACTTTGTCCAGTCATTTACTCCAATACTTCATGTACACTAGTCATAAACTTCAGTGCCAAAGTGAATGTTCCAGTGTTCCCCGATTAAATCAGCAATGGAAGTGGATCTTTGTAGTTGATCAGCTAATCGAGTCTGACCAGTAACGGGGGTCAAATGAGCTTTTACTGGCTGCCATAAATGTTCCATTGCAAGTTACCATAAATATATATTCCTTCTCGTGAAACTGAGGCAGTGCATTTGGCCCTTACGGCACGCTGATGTTCAGCACATCCCCGCTGGCCAACTTGGTATCTTCCGACGACAAGGAGTACTTTCACTCGAGTAAGTTCCTTGTTGATGCTTGGTTGGCCGACTCTTGTAAAGTACTAGCTGCAATTTTTAGTATGTTCTACAATTTGGAAACACACATAAATCTTAAATTTCATATAGTGTTGTAGAAGAGCCAGATCTGTAAAATGCCATCATCTATATTTCTGAATGAGTAGAAGTATGCCCAAATAATGTAACCGGTGCTGTCTCATTATTCCTAATGGATCCTTGATGTCATAGTCAGTTGTGTGGCTAAATTTAGGGCCCCTGGTGTTAGGTTTTCTCAGCAACTTCCCTGCTTTTGTTTCCATAGACACTAGTTTTCTGTCGTTGATGAAACATTACAGTGCTTTTGATGGAAACAGAATGGTTGACCTACCATCTGATTAGGAATATTTTCTGCAATAGTAAGCCAGTCATGACCTCTCAACTAAGGTTTTAGGTTTCGGTCCGAGACCTATTATCACATGGTTTACCAATATACTGATCGGCACGAGAGGTTATTGATAATCAGACAGATGGATGAtcatcaaattttattttattttatttttttgatctgATCAAACCGATACGATTACTTGGTTGGATGTTGATTCTTGATCGGACCAGTAGATATCGGTGGTCTACGAATATTGCCGGCATGCTAATTTTACTGGACTCAGATTCATGTTAAGAACTAAATCATTCACAAAAGGTTTATCATGTGAAAGTGTCCAACCATTTCTCTCGAgcattgatgatgatgattacaGGCAATCGAACTTTACTGATTCCAACAAAATATTGAAATTGTCAATCATCTCCAACCatggatgaaaaaaaataaatcatacaCAGACTTCAGCATCGGATAGACTATCTACTTGCTAAGTGGAGATCCAATCATCACACTACGGCTTCTTTTGGATGTCTTCTAGTAACCGAATGCTACTTCATATATATAAACCATGGCCGGGATGTTGTCTTATAGTGAGTGAGTGAAGTTTGTCTGTTGATTACTGAAATTATTGGATTTGAAGCTTCTTTTGGAGTAGCCATTCTATAATTCACTTTTGTACCACTTTGATGATCTCACTAATGATCGACGATCATCTTTGATCTATTAATCATTAGGAAATAAAATTTAAGGAGCTCACTATAAGTTTACTATGTTATAGGAACATCATTTTCCACCCATCGATATTCAACATGTATAGTAACATAGGAACATCATTTTCGACTAATCGATATTCAACATGTATAGTCTAATCAAGTTGAATGCGACAACATGTCAATTCGTATATTTAAAGACTTATTAAATATAACTGACTACTTAATGCTAAAATCGCTTATAAATATTTTCAACCCTGGTCAATTTTATAAGCACACTCGATTGACAGGCCAGACCTACTTTGAACAAGTAACTATAAGCATCATGATTTTGTCTATGGTGAGATAAATGAATATATACATCATAgtcttataagttaatcttaatttatttatttttatataagattaaattattatattataatatctacataattcaaaatcaaaatatagTATTATGCATGTGAAGCCTAGCCTTACTACCACGATTTGTTCATAGGTAGCTTATATCCCGTAATGTGACGAAAAGTGTATTTCTCTTGCTTGATGCATCCATCAAagattttaaaagaaaaaaacgaAACACCTAACATAATCCAAAGCGATTCATTGAATTACcaaacctaatcataaatatccaCTTACATATAATGTGTTTGCTTAGGATAAAAGAATTTAAAACATTTCATACAACCCATAGCATCCATCTTATCGATAATACATTTGTtaatgattaaaaatatataaagcatTTGAAGTAAATTATGCgattaaagattaaaaaattttaaaatattcgaTGCAACCCCTAACGTTCGTCTTATCCGCAACACATTCATTGATAGTTAAAGATTTTTCTTACATATGATGGTTCACCTAAGAGATGCCAAGCACATTATGTACCTTAACGTCAAAGTGCCTAATATATCACAACCAAATAAAACATCTCCCGAATGCATAATATATTCATTTAAGATATAAGTATTAAAAAGTCATGTGTcttaattaagtaaaatatttttttacgcATAAGACGTGCCTACATagaatgaaataataataataataataatctcatcCACTTTTGCATAAATATCAGTCGAATTCCTTTATAATCAATTGCATACCTACCAAGTCTTTTATAAAAATTGATTAAGACAATATATGTGATATGAGATAAGAACATTTTATAACTTTCTTGATCCATCATGGCTTCATATTATAGTTTTCACTACCTTCGTGGTTGAGTTGTGCCCAAAGTGTTTTCCTTAAAGATAATACTGTCTTCCCCACATCGATCCCTTAACCCGCGTTCGTTGACTCCAGTTCCGGCCACCGTCCCGTGGTCTTACCTCCACCACTCGcttccccccctctctctctctctctctctctctctctctcctcaattATGTTTTCCTTTCCAATGCAATAATGAAACAAACAGTTACCACCGGATCCAATAAAAAAGAACACACAACCGTTCGATATCTACTACCAAATCCAACGGCAAAGACAAACCTAACGAGAGGTGTAACCAAATCTAACAAAGCGTCTTACGAGTGATTCGCAACCAAATCCGACACAACTCGAACTGCAACACCGTAAATGGACGGACGCCCCAACCCCTCATAGTAAATAGAAAGGAACGCCGTGCCCTTAAAAGTGTGAAGAgtgctatctctctctctctctcgtgtctgATTACGATTCTACCACGTCGTCTTCCTTCTCGTGGTTGGTTTGGGAGTCCAAAGGAACCGGAAAATTCCGGGTTGGGTCCCTTTCTGACCTATTCGTCCTGTTTCTTGGAATTGCTTCTTTGATTGATGTGATATGTCTATTACAGAAGCGGAGGACGGGGAAGGAGAGGGCTCGGTGTCGGCCTGCTCTGACGAGCCGCTGCTTCCGTGTCCACACAACACATTATCTCTGATACGACAAAGGAAATCGGTAAGAGGATGATTGAATGTTTGACTCTTCTTGCTCTTAATTCTTGTCTGCGGTTTGTTGGATTTGCTTTCCCACTCTTGGAATTTTCACCGAGTGGACAGCCATTTCTGATGTTGCTTGGAATGTTGGGTGGGGGAAAACCCGAGTTTCCGGAGCGTCTTGCTGCCTTTTTTGGCAGTTAAGATCTGTGCTTTTGCATGTTGGAGTTCTGTTCTTGGTTTTCTGATGGTTGTGATTCCTCGGTCCTCCTTCAGCATGTCCAGATCTTCGGATGAATTGGTTCCCGAGTCTTGGAATTGCaaattaaaaaaagaagagatttttaGAGAGATCTATCGGCCTATCAAAGAGTTCGGATGATGTGACGACTATGGTGAAAATGCCAGAGTTGATCTGCTGATCTTGACCTAGGCATTGGATCTAGTTTTCCTCCGATTGAGACCCTTATCTCTTGCGATGCCTACAACCGTTGCCTATAGAGCACAGCTTAAGTAGATTTTCTGACCCAAGTTCCAAGAAAGGATTGGCCACGAGTTGTAGGGGGAAGTAGTTTTCCGCAAACGATGAGGAACTGCCACGAATTTAGAATGTTGCTGTATGTCCATAAAAGACCCATTGCTCGTGAGATATAGGAACCTCAAATGCAAAATACTATGGAGTTTTTGGAGAAAAAACTTTAAAAGGGATGTCTATTGGGATTGATCCATTGTATTTTGCATGTGTATGTTGCATTTGAGCTGAGCAGTTGTATTGAGATATAAGTTCTGCTGTGCTATTTAATGAATTGATGGACACAATTTTGTTTTTTTAAGAACTgcatttcttttatagttttggtattttatgatgataatcgaaCTGTAGGCATAGTCGTGAGGAATGCAATTATTGGTTGAGGGACTGTTGTGTGCTTCAGTGAAACAGAAAACAAaggttttctttttatttctgttTTTGTGGAAGTTATACATTTATTAGAGATTTGGTTTGACTTTTATGCTGACTTATGTTACATCAGTTGATTAGGTACATACAAGTGAGAAAAGATTACAAGTTACTGAGAAAGACAGTTTGCCTAAATTTATGCGTTTCTAAGATGATAGCACCCGAGTCCTTTCACCCTCAACTTGTTTGGGTTGGCTTTCCGTTTTTTCTGTTTGTCTTCGAGGTCTTCTCCCCCAACCCCCCAATAGAACTTCCCATGGCCAAGAATCAGTACTTCACCCTTCTCCAAGTGCAGGAAAAAGAGACAGATGCAGAGTTACCAGAAACATAGTAATTCATCTAATGAAAAGAAGTCTAAAATCTCAACCTAAAAAAGGGCTCAACTTGCTTCTGGAGATCCttctgattgaggttttgcaagcTGGATAGCACTTAGGTCGCAGGTCAACCAAAAACCAAAAAGTATATGTATAGTGACAATACTAGAATAAGCTTAGGAGTCAATTTCACCTGTTGAGAGTGTATGATAATCTTGTATTGTGATAAACTCCAGTTAGTATGAGAAGGGAATTTCTATCAAACTGGTGGCACTGGTACCCATTCAACAGCCTAGTTTCTAAAATTTATTAGTAGGTAACCCTGCATTTTGCTAATGATAGGATCCGTGCACCAAATACTTGAATAAGATCACTCGTACTCTTTAGTAATATGAAGGATTCTTATCCTTTACTCCAGTTAAAATACAAGTCAAGTCTTCCCTATTGTGGTTTACAACTTTAAGCACATCTAACTTTCTGAAAATATTTTCAATGGTCTTATACACACAAATCTGGCTTCTAATACCAAATATTATCATTGCTTAAAATATGTAGAATTAAGGGGCTAGTACTTCAGAGTTCCTTTTCAGTTCGTGGAAAGGATCATTGATTGCATGCTGCCCTTTATGATAAAAGAGTTCCCAGTAATTCGCCACATATCTTCCTTCCCTGTATGTGGAATCATTTAGGGTAGAAGAATATTGTTTGTACTTACAATCCTAATAACAAGTAGGACTTTTTTCTGAATCACGTGATTATTTTTCCACTTTTCCTAAAATAAGAATTTCATATTAGGTTTTTAgccttatattttttatttaatctcCTTGATTGTGTGAATGCAtttgaaataaaattaattaattcaaaaataattttttattcttaccATTTTAGAGTGCTCTTCCTCTCCTATTTAAAGATGTCCCTCTCTCCCTTGTTCTGACAAACAACGAGAGGGAATAAGTAGAGGATCATCTTGAAGTGAGAGGTAGGTCCTCTCCCTtttcttatttattgtttttTATATTGCTGAAAAATTTTGGATGTATAATGATGCTAACTTCATTagtttaaaaattttgaattatgattcAAGATTGTC is from Musa acuminata AAA Group cultivar baxijiao chromosome BXJ1-6, Cavendish_Baxijiao_AAA, whole genome shotgun sequence and encodes:
- the LOC135675630 gene encoding uncharacterized protein At1g51745-like isoform X1, with amino-acid sequence MGFSEDGDGGGNGVDCSVGTIVWVRRRNGSWWPGRILGPDELSASHLMSPRSGTPVKLLGREDASVDWYNLEKSKRVKAFRCGEFDACIEKAEASLGVPIKKREKYARREDAILHALELERKQLEMNQHEQAIMSNGVTGKPFTLKKEFNNMSSSDIFSRNDESSRHSKYSIHKSPTVPNKPALLHEEENISNSTNIYDGKNYKQIGWQKDFSESIPRMRGLQDFGLRTAPKKKLPHSISWLTTRKPSDNYMDDFPCSDNVVGGMDHVRSSKSTLAIKRKRSHGATIEESLVKKRDRRRPLHQVLQSSAKLQASHSSQIDRYPNLVVMQGEKDQLGVMCRAKRSRCIYLPADSVNYQDDEGYSSEETQTPTDQFGLDNCLNQPGSLAEGCTSEMIETDESDSSPRDYLETRMEDGDTLGDASCSLPPGRKDCDPSAYLISEKFGDMYNDDVPFTGYTSQVHPREHPADASAEVGVSKWHMKGKRNIRNLVKMPADVMDHKISIIGSEKCNSSARETAYGAKCSSSRMVEMEHPGQRDVEHGSCHIKMEENYSSDEADLIGEDFLQDEINGYNNQTYPLASKASRGLRRSHFGFNHLENDSHSMSTSGWEADGSHHRARTKFWEESDECYDAVYAAQASREMGSILFDVNLKVKASYQGEHVPLVSLMSRLNGKAIIGHPVQIEILEDGSAGQYTSSNYSCPDESVAHQPVWRTARRTAMQRVPRPNPVASSLEDDDAGISRYSEQQSRTSDPSKDQSRLAKNKLMSAHRPPLGKIHKKSLKRVTLSSQKTRTLSSFATEQRLGRQNCNTRLARGSDGFSGLMKLERQVPVVPCVPVKVAYSRILEAVRRPSSNLNRVRMATLAIRDAS
- the LOC135675630 gene encoding uncharacterized protein At1g51745-like isoform X2 translates to MGFSEDGDGGGNGVDCSVGTIVWVRRRNGSWWPGRILGPDELSASHLMSPRSGTPVKLLGREDASVDWYNLEKSKRVKAFRCGEFDACIEKAEASLGVPIKKREKYARREDAILHALELERKQLEMNQHEQAIMSNGVTGKPFTLKKEFNNMSSSDIFSRNDESSRHSKYSIHKSPTVPNKPALLHEEENISNSTNIYDGKNYKQIGWQKDFSESIPRMRGLQDFGLRTAPKKKLPHSISWLTTRKPSDNYMDDFPCSDNVVGGMDHVRSSKSTLAIKRKRSHGATIEESLVKKRDRRRPLHQVLQSSAKLQASHSSQIDRYPNLVVMQGEKDQLGVMCRAKRSRCIYLPADSVNYQDDEGYSSEETQTPTDQFGLDNCLNQPGSLAEGCTSEMIETDESDSSPRDYLETRMEDGDTLGEKFGDMYNDDVPFTGYTSQVHPREHPADASAEVGVSKWHMKGKRNIRNLVKMPADVMDHKISIIGSEKCNSSARETAYGAKCSSSRMVEMEHPGQRDVEHGSCHIKMEENYSSDEADLIGEDFLQDEINGYNNQTYPLASKASRGLRRSHFGFNHLENDSHSMSTSGWEADGSHHRARTKFWEESDECYDAVYAAQASREMGSILFDVNLKVKASYQGEHVPLVSLMSRLNGKAIIGHPVQIEILEDGSAGQYTSSNYSCPDESVAHQPVWRTARRTAMQRVPRPNPVASSLEDDDAGISRYSEQQSRTSDPSKDQSRLAKNKLMSAHRPPLGKIHKKSLKRVTLSSQKTRTLSSFATEQRLGRQNCNTRLARGSDGFSGLMKLERQVPVVPCVPVKVAYSRILEAVRRPSSNLNRVRMATLAIRDAS